CATATTGGAGAAGAGTATCACCTATACTGGTCTCTAGCCCTTTTTGTGTAACCAAATCACTGGCACTCAACTGACATAGCTGTGCGAGTGTCAGTGCCTGAGCGGTCGAATCACTTAAATTATATTTAATATAACCCGCTAGGCTCTGACTAAAAGCAATATGCTTGGGCAATGTGTATGTCGGCATATTTAACTAATTATACTTAAAACGTAGATAAGCGTGATTATCATAATGCTCGCCAAACACTGAGATGGCAATTACTTACGTTAAAGTTACGCGCAGAGTCTGTAATAACACGTGTTAAGTCAGTGACCAATATTTGTTCAAAATCGTCGCTGAGCTGGTTAGTTAAAGCATCAATACCTGATACGTTTTCGCCATTGATTTTAATTCCACTCAACCATTTAGACTTTTCTGTTGTCTGTAATTGATAATTATAATCTGAAATAATGATCAGTAAACCTAAAGGGTTAAGACGACTTTTAGCATTCTCCAGCAAGCGTTTAGGATCATAACTTTGCTCTAACGCATGCTGAATCAAAACAACATCATAGTGATTAAATTTATTTTTTAAATTACATCCATCGGCTTGATTAAAAAGTACGCGTTCACTACAAGCACCCTTGACTTTATCAGCCAAAAACACTTCATTAAACTGACAAATATCACCTTCAATAGTATCGGTATAACGCACACTACCGCCCGATTGTAATTGCACACCATATTGTATTGTTCTTGCAGAAAAATCCACGGCATCAATATGTTGAAAATGCTGACTAAGCTCAAATGCCACTCGGCCTACACTACAACCTAGGTTCAGCAAACGTTTAGGTGCAATACTTTCAGTAGCTATTGCACTAACCACTTGTTTCGCTATTTGTTGCCCGTAGTTGTCAAAACCAAGTTTTTTGTCACCAAAATAACATTCAAGTTGCTGGCAAATATCTTTACTTGTTTCATATTTATTAACACTTAATTGCTCACTTTGGGGCTGTTTACTGGCTATATATCTGAAACCTGCATGTTGATAAAAATGTCGTCTAAATGCATAGCGCGATGAAGCTAATGTTTCATTGCCAGTAGATATCCAAGACCCCCTTTTATTAAATTATGCTTACCATCAAAGGTTGGTGTTGAAAAGTCGTCATATAATGGGTGGACTTTGAAGCCAGAAAAACCATCTATTGCTGAATCGGTCCATTGCCAAACATTACCTACCACATCAAAAAAGTTACCGTTTTGATGTTGGTTAACCGGACAAGAAGAAGCATAGTAAGCTAAATTGATATTGCCAGGCACTTTAGGCCATTGATGCTGATCGCCCTGCACTTGCTCGCGCAAACAATACCATTGTGACTCAGTAGGTAAGCGGATAAAGTCATCACTGTATTTTTGTCGCCACTGGCAAAATGCTTTTGCTTCTAAACAGTTAACCTCTACCGGCCAATCTAATGGTAATGGCATTTCGCTCGTTAAATTACGTTGAGTGTATATGCCATTACTACATTGCCAAAACCTTGGCATAGTTGCCTGAGTGAAGGCTAACCATGCTTGCCCTTCTTCGCACCAAAACTCTTTCGATAAATAACCATCGGCATTAACAAACTCCATGTATTCATGATTCGACACTAAAAACTTAGCCGCACTAAACTCTTCAACGTCAACCAATTGATGGCCATACTCATTATCCCAACCGTAGGTATTGTCTTCGTGCTTTTTACCCAGAGATAAGCTTTGAGGTTTGACAGG
The Colwellia sp. Arc7-D genome window above contains:
- a CDS encoding putative 4-mercaptohistidine N1-methyltransferase, giving the protein MSTGNETLASSRYAFRRHFYQHAGFRYIASKQPQSEQLSVNKYETSKDICQQLECYFGDKKLGFDNYGQQIAKQVVSAIATESIAPKRLLNLGCSVGRVAFELSQHFQHIDAVDFSARTIQYGVQLQSGGSVRYTDTIEGDICQFNEVFLADKVKGACSERVLFNQADGCNLKNKFNHYDVVLIQHALEQSYDPKRLLENAKSRLNPLGLLIIISDYNYQLQTTEKSKWLSGIKINGENVSGIDALTNQLSDDFEQILVTDLTRVITDSARNFNVSNCHLSVWRAL
- the ovoA gene encoding 5-histidylcysteine sulfoxide synthase, with translation MINQLNTPTLDGNSITEKRVELAAYFKNTWSTYESLFSLINNDDAYLLRPESLRHPLVFYYGHTATFYINKLILGKFIQQRVNNHIEAICAVGVDEMSWDDLNSEHYDWPSVNEVRDYRKKVYNLVLNLIDTMELSLPITQDSLAWIILMGCEHERIHLETSSVIMRMLPLKWLTTTTQWQPCLQSSAAPENELIPVKPQSLSLGKKHEDNTYGWDNEYGHQLVDVEEFSAAKFLVSNHEYMEFVNADGYLSKEFWCEEGQAWLAFTQATMPRFWQCSNGIYTQRNLTSEMPLPLDWPVEVNCLEAKAFCQWRQKYSDDFIRLPTESQWYCLREQVQGDQHQWPKVPGNINLAYYASSCPVNQHQNGNFFDVVGNVWQWTDSAIDGFSGFKVHPLYDDFSTPTFDGKHNLIKGGLGYLLAMKH